The DNA sequence AAACACCACAAACATTAAGCTGGTGCTATCCTGATTAAACACTGTACATACAGTTCACTGGGGTTTCCAGCCGAAATGACCATGTGTCAGTAAAACACCAAAATCTTTTATTCCTTTTCGCACATATTATAATTACAGGGGcagattatttattaataaagacTGATTTCTAGCATGGTTTCTTGCACAGTATTGTGTTATGACCTCTAAACactttttagtgtttttaatgtttataaacgAATGCATTTGAGATTAAATAACCAGCTccatatatataatttgtctCTAATATAGtggtcagactcacacacacatgctcactcacacacagaatgCTGCCTGTTTCGTTATTTATTTCATCGTTAGCCTCATAGTATGTTCCTTGTGTCGACTGTAAGTCTGACAGAGCcaagtattacttttttttaatttaccgaAGTGCCCAGAAGAGTTGATTCATAAGCGTTGTCAATTAAGACGAATGTTCTGGAAGTGTTTCATCAGAATAAGAGTTGCTGAGTCAGCTGTTGTGAACCGCTGTGTGTGAAGCTAAGCAATCTGCCGCTGTGTGCCTCAATGTCATGCTGACTTATATCTGACCGTTCACTGAAAAAATCTAATCTGTATAGTCGTGGTAGTAGACAGTGAAAGAATTTTCCTTCTCTCAGGAAAGGAGTGTCTGGGATGAATTGTGGGAAAAAGGGATTGGTTACGCATTAGGTTTATTTATGCAGTGTGATAAAATGCTGATATTTGGGTGAGTCAGTTATTGATTTAATGtgtattcagtttttatttttttgctcttttttcaGACTTCACAAGCactatttatgctttgataagcAGTCATGTTAAATGCAACATCACTTGCATGATCTCAGAAACACTTCATTTATCAGCATCTCATGTTAAAATcttttcagtgttgattcagaAAAGACACATGATTGGGTCTTCGCCCCAAATCtgcacgtttgtgtgtgtgttctgttctgGTGTGATGACAGCAGTGTTCGTGTCAATAATTGATTTGCTGCAGCTGGCTGATGGGTGTTGGAAACAGGAAGACACCCGCTGATGAAATAATCTGTCAGATCCTCTTAATCAGAAAGACACACAGAAGACTGATGATCACATCATAATTACAGGGTTTTTTCCTGTGTTTAGTCTTGCTACCAATctgtggctctgttccaaaatcgTCTATGGTAGCAAATAGTGCTCCTCATGAGAGAAACTggctacactttattttacagtacgtgatCTTCCATAAAGGAAGCACCTAAGAAAGTCCTGGGTAAaataaggtaactacatgggttaaggttaggttttgGTTTAGGTTCAGGGTTAttgtaataactataataaatagATTGTATGTACAtatggaacaggactgtaaattaaagtgtggttacactttattttaaggtgtcataaGTAATATGAGTAATATGAATTAACTACATgcactatatggttagggttaggattagggttacttgcatgtcaatatgcataattaattgttattagaATAGttagtacatgtaacgtgtaacaaggacaccttaaaataaagtgttatctaATGTACTAATGAGAAACTCAACTAAAGGAGGTGGTCATGTGAATTTTACTGCATTCCAAAGTTACCTGCAAATTCATATCACGTGAAGATGTCTGACCAACAGAAGTTTGACGCTGTATATCTTCTTAGCCGAATTAATCTGCAGAATTGCAGCTTTGCattaaagccccagatacagatcccctgtaaagaccttgtctcagatgaccaccaggacaagaccacaggaaacagatgattcttctgcactatctgactttgctgcagcctggaattaaactactggttaAGTCTGGtcagagcctggtttctcccaaggttttttttctccattctgtcatcgatggagtttcggttccttgccgctgtcgcctctggcttgcttagttggggtcacttcatctacagcgatatctttgacttgattgcaaataaatgcacagatactatttaaactgaacagagatgacatcactgaattcaatgatgaactgcctttaactatcattttgcattattgacacactgttttccaaatgaatgttgttcagttgcttttacgcgatgcattttgtttaaagcgctatataaataaaggtgacttgactttgactTTAAAGCCATTGCAGAATCCTTAGAAATGTTGTGTATTCAAAGTGTGACCATGGCTTAATGCTGACAAATGATTCCAGTTAAGGCTGCTACAGCATCAGATTTTCAATAGATAATTATCATGgccaaaataattaattataatgatattatagaaatttgaataataataataactatagcACCTAATCAaatggaattgtttttattttttgcaaatgaaTCACACTcaaatactcttttttttatttttgctgaagaagaaaaaaaagatttatttctttGCACAGATTGCTGATTGGTGCTCCCAGAGCCAGGGCTTTATCAAATCAGGGAGCAAACATCACGGGTGGGCTGTACAGCTGTGACATCACCACCCATCCTGATGACTGCACTCGAGTGGACTTCGACAATGATGGTGCGCAGAAAAACTAAAGTTATTTGTACCAGAGATGTAACAATATCACATGAGATGTAAAGCCAGGCATGTACAGTAGATGTCTACCGGTACTTTTATTGGTACTGATGCACATTGAATAAGCAGTAGCAGGAGTCTCTGATAGATAGATCTTGAATTAATCATGCCTTGGTTTCTGTTCATGGTGGCTCTCACAGTTGATGCTCATGTGGAGAATAAGGAGAACCAGTGGATGGGTGTAACTGTTCAGAGTCAAGGACCTGGAGGCAAGATTGTGGTACGTCAAGAGCATAGTTACCAATTACCTGACATCCAGTTACATTATCATaacttgtattatttattaaacaatgtCTGACTCTGTACAGTATCGGCACACAACtctagtttttttatttctgtctcaGACATGTGCTCATCGCTACCAGCGTCTGTTGTTCCCCAATACACCTCAAGAGGCGCGGGACATCACGGGACGCTGCTACATGCTCAGTCAGGACCTGAGCATCGACAGCCAGTCAGACGAGGATGGGGGGAACTGGAAATTCTGCGACGGTCGCACCAGGGGTCACGAAAGATTCGGGTCCTGTCAGCAGGGCTTGGCTGCCACCTTCACTAAAGACTTCCACTATGTCATCTTTGGAGCACCAGGCGCGTACAATTGGAAAGGTAGAAAAGACATTTGATGCAAAAGATCAAATGCAGTATGCtttgcatgaacacacacacaaatacacacacatatgcactggATAAGATTCTGTGGTAACAGTAAGGTATTGAAGACTGTAAGTAATGTCACATGGCCAGACTTTTGACTGTTCGTTCTGGTTCATTTACGAAACACTAATAgctaaaaacacaatttttttcaattttaaagttaaaaggTACAGGTTAttcaacagaaaatgtaaaaaaagaagcaGAATCTGCATCAGATGGACTGTGTGTGGTCCGGGTGTGTCATCTAAGATTGAGACCACAGCAGAAGTGACTCACAGGTCACTGTTTTGACCTTTGGCAAGGTGTTACCTCACAGACACATCATACtgctatcatttatttattatgatggaCTGATCCATAAAAAATAGCCAGTGTTTTTACTTACATGTTTTATATGCATTGTGACCCCCACTGGTGAGGAGGAGCACTGCAACTGcagcatgtaagaaatattgctgctgcaaatataacatacatgaaataaccccATAGCATTCATGATTCACCTCGTAGTAGATccatacaggtggagctggggaaggtggagggctTCTGAAACAAGCTGCACAGACACAGCTAGctctagtcatatatttgaatgttgagcagcgagctcattggctactgattcaggagagaaccaatcagctgtgccatgtgataatgatgtcattacgtcagattgagttagacctattGGACTGCTATCAGAGTTTCGTGCCAGAACTctgtatattattaaaaataatgatttcaaaTTAACCACACTTCTTTTACACATGGGTTTGCatacataaaacacacatttttaataacCATTCAGTCTTTTGTTTTCCTGTATCAGCAAAATCTTGTTGTTTAGCACTCACCCCATCACATCCCTTCTCTAGGTATAGTGCGTGTTGAGCAGAAGAACAACACTCTGCTGGAAATGGGCTTGTTTGATGACGGTCCTTATGAGGTCGGGGATGAAAACCGGCTGGATCCGAATCTCGTGCCAGTACCAGCCAACAGCTACTTAGGTGAGAACATGAGAACCACGTACAGTACatccgtgtttgtgtgtgctgtggTCAGTAATTGTATTTTGAAGTGACACTGAATCTCGCATATGTACAGGATTCTCGTTAGATTCCGGCCACAGTATCACGAAGAAAGGCAAACTCATCATAGTGTCAGGAGCGCCGCGAGCCAATCACAGCGGAGCAGTGGTGTTTCTGCGGAAGGAGGGCGAAGTGTCcaccacgctcacacctgaacaCGTTCTGCAAGGACCAGGACTCGCATCCTCCTTTGGATATGACGTCGCTGTGGTGGACCTGAATGGAGATGGGTAAGCGACACAAGAtctgctgaataataataaagtaacttCTGAAACTGAGTGAGTGGATTGCGAATGGCCAGCTGAACTGTGTTGATTGTCCCTCCAGCTGGCAGGACGTTGTGGTTGGTGCTCCTCAGTTCTTCCAGAGAGATGAGGAAGTGGGTGGAGCCGTGTATGTTTACATCAATAAAGCTGGAAAGTGGAAGGACGTCGCTCCTACTCGCCTGAATGGAACGAAAGACTCCATGTTCGGACTGGCTGTGGAGAACATTGGAGACATTAATCTGGATTCTTTTGAAGGTTAAATGCAGGAGTTGTTTGGTTAGCTTTGGATGCAAAATAATAACCTGTTCAGGTTATTTCACATTCTTCCCGCTTGTGTCTCAGATATCGCAGTAGGTGCTCCTTACGCAGACTCAGGGTTTGGTAGCGTCTACATCTACCACGGATCTGCTGACGGCATCAATACCACACCGGCTCAGGTTAGACACTCTCCACTGTCTGTCTCTGTCACGTTTTCTCTTCTGTCTGCAGTTTTAATGGAACATATCAGTGAGAAATTACTCGGATCAAATATTGGTGGAACTGAAAGGAATAAATGGCACTAGGAGACTCATTTTCTAGTGTTATCCTCTTTAAAAGCTTTTCCATTTTAAGCATAAAACATTGGCGAAAAAATAGATACATACTTGATTTTATACATTAGAGATTTTATTATATATCAAAATCTAATTTGCTCATGATTCTACTTTGTTTTTGTCTGATGTTACTCTGTTGTGAACTATACACACCATATATCAAATCCCTTATCttcaatgtatgtatgtatatatttcaggATATTGaagataataaatgaataaataaataaataaaattgtattttattattattacttaaatattttaagtctTTGTTATTAAACAACGAATACAGCCTTACCTTTGTCTACAAACACTAAGACATCTGAGCTGATCTTGCAGATACTGCAGGGTAAACAGCACAATATTAAGATGTTTGGCTATTCTCTGGCTGGAAACATGGACCTGGATCAGAACTCGTACCCTGATCTCGCCGTGGGCTCGCTCTCCGACACAGTTTTCATATACAGGTGCTGACAGCTCACTTCTTAAGTCAAAGTCATTTCCTAAAGATGTTTTGATATGCTATAGCGTTATATAACATCTCTCTTGTGTGCAGGTCCAAAACAGTCATTAGCATCAAGAAAGACATCAAGGTGACACCAAAGGAGATTGACTTGATGAAGAAAACATGTGGCAACAGCGTCTGGTGAGATCCTGACAAATCAAGAGCTCAGAAAGCATCTCTCATAAATGAACTAGACATGTGGGAAATATTAATGAGTGTTTAATCTTGCATCCTTCATAGCTTGACTGTAGAAGCGTGTTTCTCATATAAAGCAAACCCCTCCACCTACAACCCCAAACTCAGTAAGTCTGTTTATGCTCTTATATATTGACATACAATCATTATCTATTGTACTTTTGTATTATTTAGTCTAAAGGGCTGTTCACACCGAGGATGATAACAATAACTGTACAACAttggcagccaatcagaatccacctgaTTGTAATGCGCTTGAGGGTTTTAAGCagcaaacaacaacattatagCAGCATATGCTCACAATAAACAGAAGGCTAGCATCGGTTAGTGCAAATGCTAATATAGTTAACATTACTGTTATCTTTATACTTATTGTTCTAGTGTGAAAAGTGCTTAGGATTTAGTCCAGATGTATTCTGTGTTATTTATGCTGACAGACAAGATGCTATTGTAGATGGTATGTTACTGaactaataaaagaaaaaagtattgaTGTCTGAAGCTCACACATTGTAAATgtgttgattgtttgtttgtttctgccaGCCATCTCCTGTACACTTGAGGCCGAGTGGTACCGCAGGAAGCTGGGTCTTCCATCCAGGGTTGTGTTTCTAGAGAAGAGCGTGATGGATCAGGACTTTCAGTCGACCAGCTCTCTGGAGCTACGAGGACAGAACAAGAGAGCCTGTTACAAGACCAAACTCAGACTACAAGTAAATACAGCTTTAAATTTGTGATGAAACAGAAGTAGCGACATCATTTTCTTCCATATTGCGCTGCACATACAGGTTTCATTGGTTAGCATAAAaaaaggttacactttatttcaaggtgtgcttgttacagtgtaattatacatttaagtaatattaattaactatgtGTAGGCTACTTACAATATTGTTAGGGTTTGGAGTAGGGTTTGGCTTAGTGTTACTTGCATGTAgtaatgcacaattaattgttattataatagtaagtacatgtaacgtgtaacaaggacctTATAATGGAGCTGATGAGTTGTGAGACGTGCGgatccatgtgcaagcttttattagacAGAGACGTGGTCATAACAGGTATATAGGGGGCAAGACACAAGAGTAATCCTAGGGCAAGCATGGGTCCTTGATGAGCtaacaatatccagagggctaagcaagaggGGTGATCCAGTAACCAGAGCACAAATGTCAAAACACGATTAACAGGGAAAGGCAAGAAAAAGACTTAAACTTAAACAAGACTAAGAAAACTAGAAACAGAGACAAAACTATGAAAACAagaaactgaaacaagactatgaaaactagaaactaaGACAAGACTAAGAGAAGTAAAACAGAAAGGCTTTTGTATGCAGCTATCTCTAGGAGAGGGATATATGCAGAACAATACTCTGCCGTGTGTGAGAGGAAGTCCAATGCTTGTAAAGAgtgtctgatgattgtgctgtgtgtgtgtaattgatgGCAGCTGTGTGTGATCggtgcaatggagcatgggaaatgtagtccaggatttactgtgtagtgtgagagtctgtgtcgtggatgatgacctctggtggtgatTTAACAGAAGTTCACCGGATCATGACAGAAACCTttgaataaagtgttaccaaaaaaaacaaacaaaaaacatggaaGGTGGGGACTTGGTCCTGTTCATCTGTTGTTGATTGGCTTGTGAGATGTGGGTGTGGCACTTAGATATAGAAACAGATGAAAGTGAGCTTGCAGGGGGAAGGTTTAAGTGGATTCAGTGATTCTGCATATGTCACCAGAGAAAGGTTTGTCATTTGAATTATAACACTCTGATTAAACATCATGTGACATCAAATGAAACATATGCATGGATTTATTGTTGATAGTACGATCTACAGCATGCTTTCAAAATATGTGGCTATTGGTGATTGCTATCATACATCTACAATTCCTATAATTCTCCTTTTGGAATTAGGAACTTTGGAGTTATTATGACATTCCAACAGCCTCTGTTTAAGCTTTCGTTCTGTATTTCAATACACGTTGACTGAGTGGGATCTGCTATGTGCTGGTTTCAGGAAGGCATCAGGGATAAGCTCAGAGCGATTCCTATCGAGGTGTCTGTGGCCATTCAGAGCGCTACGAAAGGCAAACGGCACAGCTCTCTGCCACAACTAACTCCAATACTAGACTCCACTGTGCCCAACAAGACCATCACCGAGGTATACCAACAACTGACAGTCAATACATCTTTAGATCCTTTACTGTAAACATAATGAATGTAACTTAAACTGTAAACTTTAAAAGGTCAGGTTGGTCGCCTTTAAAATTGACAATACATTTTGTATAGACATATATATGTATCGGCTGATTAATTAAGTACTAGTAAAAAAGGTTTAATTTGTCATCTTTCCTGGCTTAGGTGAACTTCCTGAAGGAGGGTTGTGGCAAAGACAACATCTGTCAGAGTAACCTCCAGCTGCAGTACAGGTTCTGCTACAGAGAGTCCAAACAAGATGTGTTTCCTCCTCTACCGCTGTGTGTATACGAAACACATCACACACTACTAGGAGCATGCAACACAAACCCAACACACACTCTGGTTCAGCCCTGTTGACACCTGCTATTAACAGCTAATATACGAGCTGATCGCAAGTGATAAATTATGCATTAATAACACATTATAACTAGTGATCTTAAatatattactactactagaagTCTTTATATACCCTCATAGTCTAAATTGCATATAATTTATAATCAATATACAAGGTTTCTAAATTTTCAAATCGATCTCTCAGGGAGAATGGGATGCCGGTGATTTCTCTGAGTGATCAGAAGGACTTTGCTCTGGAGGTCACAGTCAGGAACAGAAATGGAGATGATGCTCATGAAGCCAGATTGATTGGGCAGTTTGATGAATCTCTCTCGTACTCTGGATTCAGATCTCTGAGAACTACTGTAAGTGGCTCACAAATCTTTGTCTAAATTGCATCACCATGTTTCTATGAAATCTTGTTGTTTTTAGAGTCATTTGGTTTTGTAAGGGATCCAGTAAACAAAATTTCTCAATTTTCTATTACGATGAGCTCTATTTTCCTCTCAATAGGAGACTAGCAATCCGTAAAGCCAACTATATTGTATGCTATGATGTTGTGTAACCAAACCCGTGTCGTCCTGCAGGATAAACATGTGATCTGCGCTGCCAATCAGAATGGCTCCCTGGCAGAGTGCGAGCTGGGAA is a window from the Carassius gibelio isolate Cgi1373 ecotype wild population from Czech Republic chromosome A9, carGib1.2-hapl.c, whole genome shotgun sequence genome containing:
- the itga6a gene encoding integrin alpha-6 isoform X1, yielding MGLTLNLCILSLLIWTSTSAFNLDTRDVLRKNGEPGSLFGFSLALHRQLQPHDKRILLIGAPRARALSNQGANITGGLYSCDITTHPDDCTRVDFDNDVDAHVENKENQWMGVTVQSQGPGGKIVTCAHRYQRLLFPNTPQEARDITGRCYMLSQDLSIDSQSDEDGGNWKFCDGRTRGHERFGSCQQGLAATFTKDFHYVIFGAPGAYNWKGIVRVEQKNNTLLEMGLFDDGPYEVGDENRLDPNLVPVPANSYLGFSLDSGHSITKKGKLIIVSGAPRANHSGAVVFLRKEGEVSTTLTPEHVLQGPGLASSFGYDVAVVDLNGDGWQDVVVGAPQFFQRDEEVGGAVYVYINKAGKWKDVAPTRLNGTKDSMFGLAVENIGDINLDSFEDIAVGAPYADSGFGSVYIYHGSADGINTTPAQILQGKQHNIKMFGYSLAGNMDLDQNSYPDLAVGSLSDTVFIYRSKTVISIKKDIKVTPKEIDLMKKTCGNSVCLTVEACFSYKANPSTYNPKLTISCTLEAEWYRRKLGLPSRVVFLEKSVMDQDFQSTSSLELRGQNKRACYKTKLRLQEGIRDKLRAIPIEVSVAIQSATKGKRHSSLPQLTPILDSTVPNKTITEVNFLKEGCGKDNICQSNLQLQYRFCYRESKQDVFPPLPLENGMPVISLSDQKDFALEVTVRNRNGDDAHEARLIGQFDESLSYSGFRSLRTTDKHVICAANQNGSLAECELGNPFKRDSEVTFYIILSTGKISLDTKEVEIDLQLETTSSQEGLGKVKAKAKVVIELLLSVQGVAKPAQVYFGGEVRGMSAMKTEEEVGSLVEYEFRVINLGKPLKSFGTASLNIQWPKETSVGKWLLYLMKINTRDLQLVTCSPETEINPLRLSEESRSTRRKRELEERKPAEGVKTAPVPDKRKHKILSCSGDARCVEIKCPLQGLDSTALVVLKSRLWNSTFLEDYVSYNYLDIIVKASISLDDSAKNIVLKNPETQVRLTVFPETAVTPFGGIPWWIILVAVLAGVLMLALLVLLLWKCGFFKRSKYEDSVPKYHAVRIRKETRLVKDGKDMLDPLEKKQWMTTWDENESYS
- the itga6a gene encoding integrin alpha-6 isoform X2, translating into MGLTLNLCILSLLIWTSTSAFNLDTRDVLRKNGEPGSLFGFSLALHRQLQPHDKRILLIGAPRARALSNQGANITGGLYSCDITTHPDDCTRVDFDNDVDAHVENKENQWMGVTVQSQGPGGKIVTCAHRYQRLLFPNTPQEARDITGRCYMLSQDLSIDSQSDEDGGNWKFCDGRTRGHERFGSCQQGLAATFTKDFHYVIFGAPGAYNWKGIVRVEQKNNTLLEMGLFDDGPYEVGDENRLDPNLVPVPANSYLGFSLDSGHSITKKGKLIIVSGAPRANHSGAVVFLRKEGEVSTTLTPEHVLQGPGLASSFGYDVAVVDLNGDGWQDVVVGAPQFFQRDEEVGGAVYVYINKAGKWKDVAPTRLNGTKDSMFGLAVENIGDINLDSFEDIAVGAPYADSGFGSVYIYHGSADGINTTPAQILQGKQHNIKMFGYSLAGNMDLDQNSYPDLAVGSLSDTVFIYRSKTVISIKKDIKVTPKEIDLMKKTCGNSVCLTVEACFSYKANPSTYNPKLTISCTLEAEWYRRKLGLPSRVVFLEKSVMDQDFQSTSSLELRGQNKRACYKTKLRLQEGIRDKLRAIPIEVSVAIQSATKGKRHSSLPQLTPILDSTVPNKTITEVNFLKEGCGKDNICQSNLQLQYRFCYRESKQDVFPPLPLENGMPVISLSDQKDFALEVTVRNRNGDDAHEARLIGQFDESLSYSGFRSLRTTDKHVICAANQNGSLAECELGNPFKRDSEVTFYIILSTGKISLDTKEVEIDLQLETTSSQEGLGKVKAKAKVVIELLLSVQGVAKPAQVYFGGEVRGMSAMKTEEEVGSLVEYEFRVINLGKPLKSFGTASLNIQWPKETSVGKWLLYLMKINTRDLQLVTCSPETEINPLRLSEESRSTRRKRELEERKPAEGVKTAPVPDKRKHKILSCSGDARCVEIKCPLQGLDSTALVVLKSRLWNSTFLEDYVSYNYLDIIVKASISLDDSAKNIVLKNPETQVRLTVFPETAVTPFGGIPWWIILVAVLAGVLMLALLVLLLWKCGFFKRAQKDEYDAAFHKAEIHAQPSDKQSTEA